In Leopardus geoffroyi isolate Oge1 chromosome D1, O.geoffroyi_Oge1_pat1.0, whole genome shotgun sequence, a single window of DNA contains:
- the LOC123602700 gene encoding olfactory receptor 1013-like translates to MDEKNFTRVKEFILLGFTADLWLQRVLFVIFLTIYVVSLSGNITLISLISADSQLHTPMYFFIGNLSFLDLWYSSVYAPQILMTCAAEDKSISFAGCLVQFFFSAGLAYSECYLLAAMAYDRYTAISNPLLYFQAMSSRLCTGLVAVSYFGGFLNSTLITSETFTLSFCGNNVIDDYFCDLPPLVKLACDVKESYQAVLYFILASNVITPTVLILASYLFIAAAISKMCSTQGRLKAVSTCGSHLTAVTLYYGSILFVYSRPSTSYALERDKVVSVFYTVVIPMLNPLIYSLRNRDVKDALKKMLDRATFS, encoded by the coding sequence ATGGATGAGAAAAATTTCACCAGAGTGAAAGAGTTTATACTTCTAGGGTTCACAGCAGACTTGTGGTTACAGAGAGTACTCTTTGTCATTTTCCTCACCATCTATGTCGTCAGTCTGTCCGGGAACATCACCCTGATTTCTCTGATCAGTGCTGATTCTCAACTCCACACACCCATGTATTTCTTCATTGGAAATCTTTCCTTCCTGGATCTCTGGTACTCTTCTGTCTATGCCCCCCAAATCCTCATGACCTGCGCTGCGGAAGACAAAAGCATCTCCTTTGCTGGCTGCCTTGTTCAGTTCTTCTTCTCGGCTGGGCTGGCATACAGTGAGTGTTACCTGTTGGCCGCCATGGCTTATGACCGCTACACGGCCATCTCCAATCCTCTGCTTTATTTCCAGGCGATGTCTTCAAGGTTATGTACTGGTCTTGTTGCAGTTTCATACTTTGGTGGCTTTCTTAACTCAACCCTCATTACCAGTGAGACATTTACCCTGAGCTTCTGTGGGAACAATGTCATTGACGATTACTTTTGTGATCTACCTCCCCTTGTAAAGCTGGCCTGTGACGTGAAGGAGAGCTACCAGGCTGTGCTCTATTTCATACTGGCCTCCAATGTCATTACTCCCACTGTGCTCATCCTCGCCTCTTACCTCTTCATTGCTGCTGCCATCTCAAAGATGTGCTCCACCCAAGGCCGCCTCAAGGCCGTCTCCACTTGTGGCTCTCACCTGACGGCTGTCACTTTGTACTATGGCTCTATTCTCTTCGTTTACTCCCGACCAAGTACCAGCTATGCCCTAGAAAGGGATAAAGTGGTTTCAGTCTTCTATACTGTGGTCATACCAATGTTGAATCCCTTGATTTATAGCTTAAGAAATAGAGATGTTAAAGATGCCCTGAAGAAAATGTTAGATAGGGCAACATTTTCTTAA